A region of Micropterus dolomieu isolate WLL.071019.BEF.003 ecotype Adirondacks linkage group LG01, ASM2129224v1, whole genome shotgun sequence DNA encodes the following proteins:
- the LOC123971801 gene encoding zinc finger protein 771-like gives MSKVQTLRAFVQQRLSAAAEEIFELFERTIAEYEEELCGQRKLLDAVFKPEVRLHRAEVQLLLVSKEEVPLEQQEWSPSLDQEDPPEPPYIKEEQEELWTSQKGEQLRGLEETDTTKFTFTPVPVKSKEDNEEKPQSSQLHQRLTEQEKTDADGEDCGGPELARNSDPDRPLQPDTEDVTSETREPQSCLNLLQNNSGCITGEKPFGCSECDKRFYTKSSLRQHMKVHTGQKPFSCSVCGKRFFESSDLIKHFRVHTGEKPFSCPVCKNRFSDRSNLYSHMKIHTGEKPFSCSVCGKRFAQRSSLTKHFRVHTGEKPFSCSVCTKCFSARSNLSKHMRVHTGEKPFSCSLCGRRFAKCSSLTSHLNVHTGKKTFSCSVCKTSFDEKSDLSKHIRMHARKKLCSSSLSGKKKINSLVRAEEGNEAAEMLFGPIPSSRTEVLRARLCSTLMSSDSRISRASSFQRRRSHVIILILFLFVSHYSVIFQVLLGIACIC, from the exons ATGTCTAAAGTCCAAACGCTGAGAGCTTTTGTCCAGCAGCGACTAAGTGCGGCTGCTGAAGAGATATTTGAGCTGTTTGAAAGAACGATAGCAGAGTACGAGGAGGAACTTTGTGGACAACGCAAACTACTGGACGCTGTTTTCAAGCCTGAAGTCCGgttacacagagcag AAGTCCAGCTGCTGTTGGTGAGTAAAGAGGAGGTTCCTCTtgagcagcaggagtggagccccagtctggaccaggaggacccaccagagcccccatacattaaagaggaacaggaggaactctggaccAGTCAGAAGGGAGAGCAACTTCGAGGGCTGGAGGAGACTGATACCACCAAGTTCACATTCACCCCTGTCCCTGTGAAGAGTAAAGAAGACAatgaagagaaacctcagtcctcacagcttcatcaaagactcactgaacaggagaaaacagatgctgatggagaggactgtggaggaccagaactAGCTAGGAACTCTGATCCAGATAGACCTTTACAACCAGATACTGAGGATGTGACATCAGAGACCAGGGAACCTCAGTCATGTTTAAATCTTTTGCAAAACAACAGTGGATGTATCACTGGTGAGAAACCTTTCGGCTGCTCAGAGTGTGATAAACGATTCTACACTAAATCAAGTCTGAGACAACACATGAAAGTCCACACAGGACAGAAACCCTtcagttgttctgtctgtggtaaaaGATTTTTCGAAAGCTCAGATTTGATCAAACACTTCAGAGTTCACACAGGAGAAAAACCTTTCAGCTGCCCAGTTTGTAAAAACCGTTTCAGTGACAGAAGCAATTTGTACTCTCACATGAAAATCCACACAGGAGAAAAACCCTtcagttgttctgtctgtggtaaaaGATTCGCACAAAGATCAAGTTTGACCAAACACTTCAGAGTTCATACAGGAGAAAAACCTTTCAGCTGCTCtgtttgtacaaaatgtttCAGTGCCAGAAGCAATTTGTCCAAacacatgagagtccacacaggagaaAAACCCTTCAGTTGTTCTCTCTGTGGTAGAAGATTCGCAAAATGCTCAAGTTTGACCTCCCACTTAAATGTtcatacaggaaaaaaaactttcagttGCTCTGTTTGTAAAACAAGTTTTGATGAGAAAAGCGATTTGTCCAAACACATAAGAATGCACGCCAGGAAGAAACTCTGTAGTTCCAGCctttctggtaaaaaaaaaatcaactcgCTGGTGAGAGCAGAGGAAGGAAATGAAGCTGCAGAGATGCTTTTTGGGCCAATTCCTTCCAGCAGGACTGAAGTACTGAGGGCAAGACTTTGCTCAACGCTGATGAGTTCAGACTCCAGAATAAGTCGAGCTTCATCTTTTCAGCGAAGACGAAGCCATGTGATCATTTTAATTCTGTTCTTATTTGTGTCACATTATTCGGTCATTTTCCAGGTGCTTCTTGGTATTGCTTGTATTTGTTGA